A window of Maniola hyperantus chromosome 26, iAphHyp1.2, whole genome shotgun sequence contains these coding sequences:
- the LOC117994416 gene encoding dihydrolipoyllysine-residue succinyltransferase component of 2-oxoglutarate dehydrogenase complex, mitochondrial-like encodes MLRRCSRHLQTIYRRQGFRYRSMEVPKICGVYSANQLLKPRVLARKQVASIHFTNPCYAEQEVMTPSFPDSVSEGDVKLDKKVGDAVAADEVVLEIETDKTAIPVMAPDNGIIKEIYVKDGETVKAGQKLFRLEITGSAPKKEAAAPAPEPPKAEAPKAEAPPAPAAAAPPPPPPPPVTPQAPPKPAPAPPKAAPASSIPVAAIRHAQAIETASVRVPPSDYSKEIVGTRSEQRVKMNRMRQRIAERLKQAQDTNALLTTFNEIDMSHIMAFRKKFLDAFTKKHGVKLGLMSPFVKASANALMDQPVVNAVIEGNEIIYRDYVDISVAVATPKGLVVPVVRNVQTMTYSDIELTIADLAEKARKGKLTIEEMDGGTFTISNGGVFGSLLGTPIVNPPQSAILGMHGIFERPIALNGQVVIRPMMYIALTYDHRLVDGREAVMFLRKIKEGVEDPATIIAGL; translated from the exons ATGTTGCGACGCTGCTCAAGACACCTTCAGACGATATACCGGAGGCAGGGCTTCCGGTACCGGTCGATGGAGGTGCCCAAGATCTGTGGGGTGTACTCCGCTAACCAGCTCCTCAAGCCCCGGGTGCTGGCTCGCAAGCAGGTGGCCTCCATACACTTCACCAACCCTTGCTATGCTGAGCAGGAAGTCATGACACCCAGCTTCCCTGACTCTGTATCCGAAG GTGACGTGAAACTCGACAAAAAAGTCGGCGACGCGGTCgcagcggacgaagtcgtcCTAGAAATCGAAACGGACAAGACAGCTATACCCGTCATGGCGCCTGACAACGGAATCATCAAAGAAATCTACGTGAAAGACGGCGAAACCGTCAAGGCTGGTCAGAAACTCTTCAGGTTGGAGATAACCGGTTCTGCTCCAAAGAAAGAAGCCGCTGCTCCAGCTCCTGAACCTCCTAAGGCTGAAGCTCCTAAGGCTGAAGCTCCTCCTGCACCAGCCGCTGCAGCACCACCAcccccaccaccaccaccagttACACCCCAAGCACCCCCCAAACCAGCTCCAGCACCCCCTAAAGCAGCACCAGCCTCATCCATCCCCGTTGCAGCCATCCGTCACGCACAAGCAATAGAAACCGCATCCGTTAGAGTACCCCCATCCGATTACAGCAAAGAAATAGTCGGTACACGAAGCGAGCAACGAGTCAAGATGAACCGTATGAGGCAACGTATCGCTGAACGACTCAAGCAGGCCCAAGACACCAACGCCTTACTCACCACCTTCAACGAGATAGACATGTCTCACATAATGGCTTTCCGAAAGAAATTCTTGGATGCCTTCACGAAGAAACACGGAGTGAAGCTTGGACTTATGTCTCCATTCGTTAAAGCATCCGCCAACGCATTAATGGACCAACCAGTAGTCAACGCTGTTATAGAAGGCAACGAAATAATATACCGTGACTATGTGGACATATCTGTTGCAGTAGCAACACCTAAAGGCCTAGTGGTCCCAGTCGTTAGAAACGTACAAACTATGACTTATTCGGATATCGAGTTAACCATTGCTGATTTAGCTGAGAAAGCAAGGAAAGGGAAGTTAACGATTGAAGAAATGGATGGTGGTACGTTCACTATAAGCAATGGTGGTGTGTTCGGTTCGTTATTGGGTACCCCGATAGTGAATCCACCTCAGTCTGCTATCCTCGGGATGCATGGGATCTTCGAACGACCGATCGCCTTGAACGGTCAAGTCGTTATACGACCTATGATGTATATCGCCTTGACGTATGACCACAGACTGGTAGATGGTCGTGAAGCGGTGATGTTCCTGAGGAAGATCAAGGAAGGAGTGGAAGACCCCGCCACTATCATTGCAGGCTTGTAA